Proteins from a single region of Trichoderma asperellum chromosome 3, complete sequence:
- a CDS encoding uncharacterized protein (EggNog:ENOG41): protein MADFPPAFKAAAAVLSDRNRPPRVRKAYSVRSAAAQFNISPAAVQRAISSFQRADPLPTPRQPGRPRSLTNEEEEALIAYVKWLQRGGFPATKAHLVAAANDLRRRRDPEIADLGKNWYCQWLLEHPEVQKSYVKAVETASKSLEASNVENLMTFFDRLKKIITDYRIGASECWNEEECGIRIGRLRERLEVAVVRSTRSQQPKVLDPKNRESSTVVASINAAGETIPPWVIFKTFPTEPWSEVEVGADEAIHFARSETGFSNSETSFEWLHHFNLSSWEKSEQAQQSGLAFEEYFGCNVWLRDPDSPWSPPYEAPPIQWPDDKKIYRLLVIDGFVEHTGLDFMEYCIKFDIIVAVFPSYSTHILQPLDVGVFHPLKLAHKKILRQKLLFQDNVVFTQTDFLTAFRAMYDEGFTRSNIISGFKETGIFPPNAQPSVMRVFSQQQRKRS, encoded by the coding sequence ATGGCAGATTTTCCTCCTGCCTTCAAGGCTGCGGCCGCTGTTTTATCTGATCGCAATCGACCTCCAAGAGTTCGAAAAGCATATTCCGTACGGAGCGCTGCCGCTCAGTTCAACATAAGCCCGGCAGCAGTTCAACGCGCGATTTCCTCGTTCCAACGCGCTGATCCTCTTCCTACTCCTAGACAGCCGGGGCGGCCGCGATCGCTGACgaacgaagaagaggaagcccTCATTGCCTATGTGAAATGGCTACAGCGAGGAGGATTTCCTGCGACTAAAGCCCACCTTGTGGCCGCTGCCAACGACctccgacgacgaagagatCCCGAAATTGCGGATCTAGGGAAGAATTGGTATTGCCAGTGGCTTTTGGAACATCCGGAAGTTCAGAAATCCTATGTTAAAGCTGTGGAAACAGCTAGCAAATCGCTTGAGGCCTCAAATGTAGAGAATTTGATGACTTTCTTCGATAGGTTGAAGAAGATCATCACCGACTATCGGATCGGTGCTTCAGAGTGTTGGAATGAAGAGGAGTGCGGCATACGGATTGGCCGCCTTCGTGAACGCCTTGAGGTTGCAGTCGTTCGCTCAACTCGGTCACAACAGCCAAAGGTCCTTGATCCGAAGAACCGCGAGTCTTCTACAGTTGTAGCTTCAATCAACGCCGCCGGCGAGACTATTCCTCCCTGGGTAATCTTCAAGACTTTCCCCACTGAGCCTTGGTCAGAAGTAGAAGTTGGGGCTGACGAGGCTATCCACTTCGCCCGATCAGAAACGGGCTTCTCTAACAGCGAGACCTCGTTTGAATGGCTTCACCACTTTAACCTGTCGTCTTGGGAGAAGTCAGAACAAGCACAGCAGTCAGGACTAGCATTTGAAGAATATTTTGGATGTAACGTATGGCTTCGAGATCCTGACAGTCCTTGGTCGCCGCCGTACGAAGCTCCACCAATCCAATGGCCTGACGATAAAAAGATCTACCGTCTCCTCGTTATTGACGGCTTTGTAGAGCACACAGGGCTCGATTTTATGGAATATTGCATTAAATTTGACATTATCGTCGCCGTATTTCCGTCATATTCAACTCATATCCTTCAGCCTCTCGATGTAGGCGTTTTTCATCCTCTCAAGCTTGcacataaaaaaatactgcGGCAGAAATTGCTGTTCCAAGACAACGTGGTGTTTACACAAACAGATTTCCTCACAGCGTTCCGGGCTATGTACGATGAAGGGTTTACGAGGTCTAATATCATCTCAGGCTTCAAAGAAACCGGGATTTTCCCTCCCAATGCGCAGCCATCAGTCATGAGGGTCTTCTCACAGCAACAGAGGAAGCGCTCTTAG
- a CDS encoding uncharacterized protein (EggNog:ENOG41~TransMembrane:7 (o20-43i55-78o90-108i154-175o212-231i243-263o283-303i)) — protein sequence MAALSVYTLPPSPANWDKIGVFYISWCASWTATLIAGMAFCWLNKNLPILKIRGLPLSFFAIGFLHMYWILAQLVYPIGQTMPLVLAYDIQYFFMGLWFPLGVALFHASNLRFLHVAKLQKQFAGQIHRVESGCSGAKTSWLCRLRNMDYTARSMIFIGLGMIIQVLLTVGMWLACRKYHPTYGIPGTELRGATILEQLVDLGRGWEWWPSVLWQVIWTWIIAPILLWRAWGIRDTMGWRAQTIGCCISNLHATPMFLVSSYIPAFQNVNKYFTPSQWIHLSIFMFEIFTVFVPALQVIKFWIQRRKTTRSSKKWDSPLQPTTLSLSPQAGPLTPSSSSTENWVFLPAISTTKSTPFDIFSEDLGDRLLTMSALEYVLNENPRPLQEFSALRDFSGENIAFLTSAAKWRSFWATQKTNGQKRKMFNDALEIYIDFISPRDAEFPLNLSSGEIKRVESIFEKAARSIYGEQTINPATSFDIEIAPFGCCQASSPIDLGARSTPKIHYEGEIPDIFDVTVFDSVQTHIKYLVLTNTWPRFVDEMQAKRRQSSDTANSEGAWKSGSTITNRIAQLVRQIL from the exons ATGGCTGCACTCTCTGTATACACACTTCCACCAAGCCCTGCTAACTGGGACAAGATTGGCGTGTTTTACATCTCTTGGTGCGCATCATGGACGGCCACACTCATTGCCGGCATGGCCTTTTGCTGGCTTAACAAAAATCTGCCCATCCTAAAGATTCGTGGATTAccattgtctttttttgcaATTGGTTTTTTGCACATGTACTGGATTCTCGCGCAGCTGGTGTATCCTATCGGCCAAACCATGCCCTTGGTTCTCGCATATGATATCCAGTACTTCTTCATGGGCCTCTGGTTTCCCTTGGGTGTTGCATTGTTCCACGCATCCAACCTTCGTTTCCTTCACGTGGCAAAGCTGCAGAAACAATTTGCCGGTCAAATTCATCGAGTCGAATCCGGATGCAGTGGCGCAAAAACCTCATGGCTTTGCCGCCTACGAAACATGGATTATACAGCACGATCGATGATCTTCATTGGTCTTGGCATGATTATCCAG GTCTTGCTCACGGTTGGCATGTGGCTAGCTTGTCGAAAATACCATCCCACGTATGGCATTCCTGGCACCGAACTTCGCGGCGCAACAATCCTAGAGCAACTTGTAGACTTGGGCCGAGGATGGGAATGGTGGCCGTCGGTTTTGTGGCAAGTCATTTGGACCTGGATT ATTGCACCGATTCTTCTATGGCGCGCTTGGGGGATCCGCGATACCATGGGATGGCGTGCACAAACTATCGGCTGCTGCATTTCTAA TCTCCATGCAACACCGATGTTTCTAGTCTCTTCGTATATCCCTGCCTTTCAGAATGtcaataaatattttaccCCAAGCCAATG GATCCATCTTTCCATTTTCATGTTTGAAATCTTCACAGTTTTCGTTCCAGCCCTCCAAGTCATCAAATTTTGGAttcagagaagaaagacTACCCGCTCGAGCAAGAAATGGGACAGTCCTCTCCAACCCACGACCCTGAGTCTGTCACCTCAAGCTGGACCCCTCACaccttcgtcttcatcaacggAGAATTGGGTCTTTCTACCCGCCATTTCGACGACGAAGAGTACACCTTTTGACATCTTTAGCGAAGACTTGGGCGATCGCCTGCTAACAATGAGCGCCCTTGAATACGTCCTCAACGAGAATCCTCGACCACTACAAGAATTTTCTGCTTTGAGAGATTTTTCGGGGGAAAACATTGCCTTTCTAACAAGCGCGGCGAAATGGAGATCATTCTGGGCTACACAGAAGACTAATGgtcaaaaaaggaaaatgttCAACGATGCTCTGGAGATTTACATCGATTTTATCAGCCCAAGAGACGCCGAGTTTCCCTTGAACTTATCTTCCGGCGAGATTAAGCGCGTTGAAAGCATATTTGAAAAAGCCGCACGCAGCATATATGGAGAGCAAACCATCAATCCAGCAACATCGTTCGATATTGAGATTGCTCCCTTCGGCTGCTGCCAGGCCAGTAGTCCCATCGATCTAGGCGCTCGAAGCACCCCCAAGATACACTATGAGGGCGAAATCCCCGACATATTTGATGTAACAGTGTTTGATAGTGTTCAGACTCATATAAAGTATCTTGTTTTGACCAATACATGGCCGAGATTCGTGGACGAAATGCAGGCCAAGCGACGCCAATCGAGCGACACGGCGAATAGCGAAGGTGCCTGGAAATCTGGATCGACCATTACCAATCGGATTGCCCAGCTGGTCCGTCAAATACTGTAG
- a CDS encoding uncharacterized protein (TransMembrane:6 (i20-41o53-71i117-138o175-194i206-226o246-266i)~EggNog:ENOG41) yields the protein MAFCWLNKNLPILKIRGLPLSFFAIGFLHMYWILAQLVYPIGQTMPLVLAYDIQYFFMGLWFPLGVALFHASNLRFLHVAKLQKQFAGQIHRVESGCSGAKTSWLCRLRNMDYTARSMIFIGLGMIIQVLLTVGMWLACRKYHPTYGIPGTELRGATILEQLVDLGRGWEWWPSVLWQVIWTWIIAPILLWRAWGIRDTMGWRAQTIGCCISNLHATPMFLVSSYIPAFQNVNKYFTPSQWIHLSIFMFEIFTVFVPALQVIKFWIQRRKTTRSSKKWDSPLQPTTLSLSPQAGPLTPSSSSTENWVFLPAISTTKSTPFDIFSEDLGDRLLTMSALEYVLNENPRPLQEFSALRDFSGENIAFLTSAAKWRSFWATQKTNGQKRKMFNDALEIYIDFISPRDAEFPLNLSSGEIKRVESIFEKAARSIYGEQTINPATSFDIEIAPFGCCQASSPIDLGARSTPKIHYEGEIPDIFDVTVFDSVQTHIKYLVLTNTWPRFVDEMQAKRRQSSDTANSEGAWKSGSTITNRIAQLVRQIL from the exons ATGGCCTTTTGCTGGCTTAACAAAAATCTGCCCATCCTAAAGATTCGTGGATTAccattgtctttttttgcaATTGGTTTTTTGCACATGTACTGGATTCTCGCGCAGCTGGTGTATCCTATCGGCCAAACCATGCCCTTGGTTCTCGCATATGATATCCAGTACTTCTTCATGGGCCTCTGGTTTCCCTTGGGTGTTGCATTGTTCCACGCATCCAACCTTCGTTTCCTTCACGTGGCAAAGCTGCAGAAACAATTTGCCGGTCAAATTCATCGAGTCGAATCCGGATGCAGTGGCGCAAAAACCTCATGGCTTTGCCGCCTACGAAACATGGATTATACAGCACGATCGATGATCTTCATTGGTCTTGGCATGATTATCCAG GTCTTGCTCACGGTTGGCATGTGGCTAGCTTGTCGAAAATACCATCCCACGTATGGCATTCCTGGCACCGAACTTCGCGGCGCAACAATCCTAGAGCAACTTGTAGACTTGGGCCGAGGATGGGAATGGTGGCCGTCGGTTTTGTGGCAAGTCATTTGGACCTGGATT ATTGCACCGATTCTTCTATGGCGCGCTTGGGGGATCCGCGATACCATGGGATGGCGTGCACAAACTATCGGCTGCTGCATTTCTAA TCTCCATGCAACACCGATGTTTCTAGTCTCTTCGTATATCCCTGCCTTTCAGAATGtcaataaatattttaccCCAAGCCAATG GATCCATCTTTCCATTTTCATGTTTGAAATCTTCACAGTTTTCGTTCCAGCCCTCCAAGTCATCAAATTTTGGAttcagagaagaaagacTACCCGCTCGAGCAAGAAATGGGACAGTCCTCTCCAACCCACGACCCTGAGTCTGTCACCTCAAGCTGGACCCCTCACaccttcgtcttcatcaacggAGAATTGGGTCTTTCTACCCGCCATTTCGACGACGAAGAGTACACCTTTTGACATCTTTAGCGAAGACTTGGGCGATCGCCTGCTAACAATGAGCGCCCTTGAATACGTCCTCAACGAGAATCCTCGACCACTACAAGAATTTTCTGCTTTGAGAGATTTTTCGGGGGAAAACATTGCCTTTCTAACAAGCGCGGCGAAATGGAGATCATTCTGGGCTACACAGAAGACTAATGgtcaaaaaaggaaaatgttCAACGATGCTCTGGAGATTTACATCGATTTTATCAGCCCAAGAGACGCCGAGTTTCCCTTGAACTTATCTTCCGGCGAGATTAAGCGCGTTGAAAGCATATTTGAAAAAGCCGCACGCAGCATATATGGAGAGCAAACCATCAATCCAGCAACATCGTTCGATATTGAGATTGCTCCCTTCGGCTGCTGCCAGGCCAGTAGTCCCATCGATCTAGGCGCTCGAAGCACCCCCAAGATACACTATGAGGGCGAAATCCCCGACATATTTGATGTAACAGTGTTTGATAGTGTTCAGACTCATATAAAGTATCTTGTTTTGACCAATACATGGCCGAGATTCGTGGACGAAATGCAGGCCAAGCGACGCCAATCGAGCGACACGGCGAATAGCGAAGGTGCCTGGAAATCTGGATCGACCATTACCAATCGGATTGCCCAGCTGGTCCGTCAAATACTGTAG
- a CDS encoding uncharacterized protein (EggNog:ENOG41) — MAVNPKMHPVIAILGAGPGIGEAVAHRFAAEGFVVALLARSEAKLQNMAQRIDIDYGEGTAKYYLTDLCVEESINNSLDTIKTELGSIQVLVYNAGARRVHGRSIIDTTTEEFENFTKINLYGAFWSTKRVLPDMITAGRGTILFTSATGALRGMPGLASFSPGKFGLRSLCQIITREYQSKGIHAAHIIVDGPVDGDLIGGVARRRWEQAGEEEKLRNIDAYLVQPTDLAQIYWFLHTQPRSAWTHELDARSQNEAMYSKI; from the coding sequence ATGGCTGTCAATCCAAAAATGCATCCTGTTATAGCCATCTTAGGTGCTGGCCCAGGGATTGGTGAAGCCGTCGCTCACCGTTTCGCTGCTGAAGGGTTCGTCGTCGCACTTCTAGCTCGCTCGGAAGCCAAGCTACAGAATATGGCCCAGCGCATCGACATTGATTATGGCGAGGGTACTGCAAAATACTACCTTACTGACCTTTGCGTCGAGGAATCCATTAACAACAGCCTTGATACCATCAAGACCGAGCTAGGATCAATTCAGGTCCTAGTGTATAACGCCGGAGCGCGGCGAGTTCATGGAAGATCGATAATCGACACAACAACCGAAGAATTCGAAAACTTTACTAAAATCAATTTGTATGGTGCCTTTTGGTCTACTAAGCGTGTGCTACCCGACATGATTACCGCAGGCAGAGGAACTATCCTCTTTACAAGCGCTACTGGTGCACTTCGTGGCATGCCCGGCTTAGCCAGCTTCTCGCCCGGGAAATTTGGTTTGCGATCTCTCTGCCAGATAATTACCCGAGAGTATCAGTCTAAAGGAATTCATGCGGCACACATAATCGTCGATGGGCCGGTAGATGGCGATCTCATTGGTGGAGTAGCCAGGAGGCGATGGGAGcaagcaggagaagaagagaaactgCGAAATATTGATGCATATCTGGTACAGCCTACGGACTTGGCCCAGATATATTGGTTTCTACATACGCAGCCGAGAAGCGCGTGGACACACGAATTAGATGCCAGATCCCAGAATGAAGCCATGTATTCTAAGATATGA
- a CDS encoding uncharacterized protein (EggNog:ENOG41): protein MSNNVVSQKRIEAYIDCVSPYSFYAFTYLFRNKKTLDALGVQVEFIPVFLGGINVGSGNKPPWTLPAKAVYSRYDGERAQRYFGMKFKIPSFFPIVSLLPQRCLVYVKKAHPERYEAFFDACFKTLWLNQKDISKPGNLKVALLNVFDEQEAEAIIRAADEPEIKQTLADNTTHAFKNLGAFGCPWFWVFDGKGNAEPFFGSDRFHFMWQYLELPHQGFELIPPTQVKL from the exons ATGTCTAACAATGTGGTATCCCAAAAGAGAATCGAGGCGTATATCGACTGTG TTTCTCCGTACAGCTTTTACGCGTTCACTTATCTTTTCCGGAACAAGAAGACACTGGATGCCCTAGGAGTTCAGGTAGA GTTCATCCCAGTCTTTCTAGGTGGCATCAATGTGGGCAGTG GGAATAAACCACCATGGACGCTGCCGGCAAAGGCGGTCTACTCCAGGTATGACGGAGAGCGAGCTCAGAGATATTTCGGAATGAAGTTCAAAATTCCATCCTTCTTCCCCATCGTTTCCCTCTTA CCCCAACGTTGTCTGGTCTATGTGAAGAAAGCGCATCCAGAAAGATACGAGGCTTTCTTCGACGCGTGCTTTAAGACACTATGGCTGAACCAGAAAGATATCTCGAAACCAGGCAACTTGAAGGTCGCTCTCCTTAACGTGTTCGACGAACAAGAAGCCGAGGCGATAATCAGAGCTGCGGATGAGCCTGAGATCAAACAAACTCTTGCTGACAACACGACACATGCCTTCAAAAACCTCGGCGCTTTTGGGTGCCCGTGGTTCTGGGTCTTCGACGGAAAGGGAAACGCGGAGCCTTTCTTCGGGAGCGATAGATTTCATTTTATGTGGCAATATTTGGAGCTACCACACCAAGGTTTTGAGCTCATCCCGCCGACTCAAGTTAAACTTTAA
- a CDS encoding uncharacterized protein (EggNog:ENOG41~TransMembrane:1 (o6-25i)), producing the protein MGLWKWVFGLFLVVNLKLLPFLWHFRFFQALGSGILLNRRARRLLKPHHILLPIISTTKAPLMEIDFNLHKSNSTYFTDIDVSRAFHSGVIFGPLITGSGGKRCNLIVGGVSCTFKREIKPYKTYETWTRVASWDEKWIYTVTHFVQRGKLRAGQRVLQSHSSEWAGEKPETTSRSEGSRVVFASAVTRFVCKRGRLTVPPAHALKECGLLRVSTSSFAIGIGEARLQHEEHPNADSAAKPDVAAGACSTMLEDVESSRIANLPIVRLQQGWDKVHELFREDIAVLGTYSDMGWP; encoded by the exons ATGGGACTGTGGAAGTGGGTGTTCGGTCTATTCCTAGTTGTGAATTTGAAACTTCtaccttttctttggcaC TTTCGCTTCTTCCAGGCCCTAGGATCAGGGATTCTTCTCAACCGGAGGGCCAGGCGCCTTCTGAAGCCTCACCACATCCTCCTCCCGATAATAAGCACTACCAAGGCCCCTTTGATGGAAATTGATTTCAACCTCCACAAATCCAATTCAACATACTTCACTGACATTGACGTGTCACGAGCGTTCCACAGCGGTGTGATCTTTGGCCCACTTATAACAGGTTCAGGTGGCAAACGTTGTAACTTGATCGTCGGTGGCGTGTCGTGTACTTTCAAGCGGGAAATCAAGCCCTATAAAACCTACGAGACCTGGACACGGGTGGCGAGTTGGGACGAAAAGTGGATTTACACGGTGACGCACTTCGTCCAAAGGGGGAAGCTCAGGGCCGGCCAGCGTGTGCTGCAATCTCATTCGTCCGAATGGGCGGGCGAAAAGCCGGAGACAACTTCGAGAAGCGAAGGCAGCAGAGTCGTATTTGCCTCTGCGGTTACCCGATTTGTGTGCAAGAGGGGTCGCCTGACAGTGCCTCCGGCGCATGCTCTGAAAGAATGCGGTCTTCTGAGAGTCTCGACAAGTTCATTCGCCATCGGCATCGGCGAGGCTAGACTGCAGCATGAAGAACATCCGAACGCAGACTCAGCGGCGAAGCCAGATGTCGCCGCTGGTGCGTGCTCGACGATGCTGGAGGATGTCGAGTCATCCAGGATTGCTAACCTGCCCATTGTACGGCTCCAGCAGGGCTGGGATAAAGTCCACGAGCTTTTCAGAGAAGACATTGCTGTACTGGGAACATACTCTGACATGGGGTGGCCATAA
- a CDS encoding uncharacterized protein (EggNog:ENOG41~TransMembrane:1 (o447-467i)): MDKVLRPSTSSDVDARRAPRKRSAAACRACHDRKVRCNAVSSGRPCVNCSLDGISCEPRARKRRNIAPLDSQAGQEARLYPRSGCLQLVESAAPSSEELLHGKMDNSTGSLDASAAFDHPFASATSAGEGCSQTPSPVREPSTGPCVDDHSVPYRPLNHHFSHHGDGQTVPGSRAEAQAPFYGDPRGVAFVADICEPKLRNNSGHFLVPKAIAACLGPEDLDYLRLKGAFSLPEPPVCDLIIRAYFHHVHPFFPIVDAKSFLDMYESAERVNLSVHLLWSMFLAASNFLDQDVLQQAGFSSRKEMRRSTYYRAKVLYDLEYERNRITLIQAVLLMGFWYADTEDRTGPWHWIGVAISLCQTIGLHRKPDSITRSVSASVERLWRQIWWACVFRDAWFSVGMGRPMHINLDDCNTPMPDANDSDELLRGIPSNVREKYIPDGAEDLSWMWVELLRLTVVLAGVLSVHYRVERAKLKMSEVEEIERKITACFQSRDGLKNSYIRTVSLHVYHLELYLESVKLVLYRPYLLEPSQKDPSAASKEWRSVIERKAQTAVASITRTLESLITADMIGICQAIIHAATPI; the protein is encoded by the exons ATGGACAAGGTGCTAAGACCTTCAACCTCCTCGGACGTGGACGCCAGACGAGCGCCGAGGAAgcgatcagcagcagcatgtcgAGCCTGCCACGATCGAAAAGTGAGGTGCAATGCGGTCTCGTCCGGACGTCCTTGCGTGAACTGCTCTCTGGATGGAATATCATGTGAGCCAAGAGCGAGAAAGAGACGAAA CATAGCACCTCTAGACTCGCAGGCAGGGCAGGAAGCGCGTCTATACCCACGTTCAGGATGTTTACAGCTGGTGGAGTCTGCAGCACCCTCCTCAGAGGAGTTGTTGCATGGGAAGATGGATAATTCTACCGGAAGTCTCGACGCTTCTGCAGCCTTCGACCACCCATTTGCCTCGGCAACTTCGGCAGGGGAGGGCTGCTCCCAGACTCCCTCTCCCGTGAGGGAACCCTCAACTGGGCCGTGTGTTGATGACCACTCCGTTCCCTATCGCCCGCTGAACCACCATTTTAGCCATCACGGCGATGGCCAGACGGTACCTGGTAGCAGAGCTGAGGCACAAGCTCCATTTTATG GGGACCCGCGAGGTGTTGCTTTTGTGGCCGACATCTGCGAGCCAAAACTGAGAAACAATAGCGGACACTTCCTCGTGCCAAAAGCAATAGCCGCCTGTTTGGGTCCCGAGGATCTCGATTACTTGCGTCTGAAGGGTGCATTTTCATTGCCTGAGCCTCCGGTCTGTGACCTTATAATTCGAGCCTACTTTCATCATGTACATCCTTTTTTCCCGATTGTCGACGCCAAGTCCTTTTTGGATATGTACGAAAGCGCCGAGAGGGTAAATTTGAGTGTTCACCTTTTATGGTCCATGTTTTTGGCCGCGTCAAAC TTCTTAGACCAAGATGTCCTGCAACAAGCCGGATTTTCGTCTCGGAAAGAGATGAGGCGCTCAACGTACTATAGAGCGAAG GTACTTTACGACTTAGAGTATGAAAGAAATAGAATTACTCTGATTCAGGCAGTTCTACTCATGGGATTCTGGTACGCCGACACAGAAGACAGGACAGGACCGTGGCATTGGATTGGCGTTGCAATCAGTCTCTGTCAAACAATTGGGCTGCATCGCAAGCCTGACTCGATTACAAGATCTGTATCAGCCAGTGTTGAACGACTATGGCGTCAAATCTGGTGGGCCTGCGTCTTCCGCGATGCGTGGTTTTCGGTAGGCATGGGTAGACCGATGCACATAAACCTAGATGATTGTAATACTCCTATGCCAGACGCAAACGATTCAGATGAGCTGCTTCGTGGGATACCCAGTAATGTCCGGGAGAAGTATATTCCTGATGGTGCCGAAGACTTGTCCTGGATGTGGGTTGAATTGCTGAGACTTACAGTTGTCCTGGCTGGTGTCCTCTCGGTACATTATCGAGTTGAGCGAGCAAAGCTAAAAATGAGCGAGGTAGAGGAAATCGAACGGAAGATTACAGCGTGCTTTCAGTCCAGAGATGGGCTCAAAAACTCTTACATCCGTACGGTTTCCCTACACGTCTATCATCTTGAACTATATTTGGA ATCCGTCAAGTTGGTTCTGTACCGACCATATCTCCTTGAACCATCGCAAAAGGATCCTTCCGCTGCGTCCAAGGAGTGGCGCTCGGTCATAGAACGGAAGGCTCAGACCGCTGTTGCTAGCATCACCAGAACTTTGGAGAGTCTTATCACCGCAGACATGATAGGTATCTGCCAAGCAATTAT CCATGCAGCTACACCTATTTAA